One window of the Methylocystis parvus OBBP genome contains the following:
- a CDS encoding high-potential iron-sulfur protein — protein MGGPDCKNPCGRRQAIKIFVAVLSDLGAVFAAAPAQAKSSKASSAYRGSPNGRQRCANCSWFAPPSGCGVVAGPVSANGWCNLWG, from the coding sequence ATGGGCGGACCCGATTGCAAGAACCCCTGCGGGCGCCGTCAGGCGATAAAGATTTTCGTCGCCGTCCTGTCGGACCTCGGTGCCGTGTTTGCGGCCGCTCCGGCGCAGGCGAAATCGAGCAAGGCGTCGTCGGCCTATCGCGGCTCTCCGAATGGACGCCAGCGTTGCGCCAATTGCTCCTGGTTTGCGCCGCCCTCGGGTTGCGGCGTCGTCGCCGGACCCGTGAGCGCAAATGGCTGGTGCAATCTCTGGGGCTAG
- a CDS encoding ArsR/SmtB family transcription factor, translated as MNINPAELAPKTAEAESFLKALANRHRLMVLCELHKDELSVTKLQETVGLSQSSLSQHLARLREDKLVKTRRESQTIYYSLANENVSRVIGLLYEMFCAQDCGAPARKKPARAARENSGRRSL; from the coding sequence ATGAATATAAATCCGGCCGAACTCGCGCCAAAGACCGCCGAGGCCGAGAGCTTTTTGAAAGCGCTCGCCAATCGCCACCGGCTGATGGTGCTGTGCGAACTGCACAAGGACGAGCTCTCCGTGACCAAGCTTCAGGAGACGGTCGGCCTTAGCCAGTCGTCTCTCTCCCAGCACCTTGCGCGCCTTCGGGAGGACAAGCTCGTCAAGACGCGCCGCGAGTCGCAGACCATCTATTATTCGCTCGCAAACGAAAACGTCTCGCGGGTCATCGGCCTGCTCTACGAAATGTTTTGCGCGCAGGATTGCGGCGCGCCGGCGCGCAAGAAGCCCGCCAGGGCCGCGCGCGAAAACTCGGGAAGGAGAAGTCTATGA
- a CDS encoding YgaP family membrane protein: MSIDRIVMAFAGTMILLSVTLAHLVSPWWMLLAGFVGLNLLQAAFTGFCPLAMMLKRMGVKPGAAF; this comes from the coding sequence ATGAGCATCGATCGCATCGTCATGGCTTTTGCGGGGACCATGATTCTCCTCAGCGTCACGCTCGCGCATCTCGTCTCGCCCTGGTGGATGCTGCTCGCCGGCTTTGTCGGCCTCAATCTCCTGCAAGCGGCCTTTACAGGTTTTTGTCCCTTGGCGATGATGTTGAAACGCATGGGCGTCAAGCCCGGCGCGGCGTTCTGA
- a CDS encoding Crp/Fnr family transcriptional regulator, translating to MASDWIEDIPALRRLDEPTKAQLRDSAVRKQLPRGAVLFRPGDQCVLFPLIVAGTVRVQRVTESGREIVLYRVSTNETCILTTASLLSDDAYAAEGIAETDVTAYIVPAERFASLMNVSADFRALVFDGYSRRIATLMSRIEEIVCTRINVRLAERLLSLRGNDNRIFVTQQALAADLGTAREVVGRTLKSFERSGWVKLSRGGAEITDAAALRALCDAERD from the coding sequence ATGGCCTCCGACTGGATCGAAGACATCCCGGCGCTTCGCCGTCTCGACGAGCCCACGAAAGCGCAATTGCGCGACTCGGCCGTTCGCAAGCAGCTTCCGCGCGGCGCCGTCCTCTTCCGTCCCGGCGACCAATGCGTGCTCTTTCCCCTGATCGTCGCGGGAACCGTGCGCGTTCAGCGCGTGACGGAGTCGGGCCGCGAAATCGTCCTCTATCGCGTCTCGACCAACGAGACCTGCATATTGACGACGGCCTCGCTGCTGTCGGACGACGCCTATGCGGCGGAGGGGATCGCGGAGACCGACGTCACGGCGTATATCGTGCCGGCGGAGCGCTTCGCCAGTCTCATGAACGTCTCCGCGGATTTTCGCGCGCTGGTCTTCGACGGCTACAGCCGCCGCATTGCGACCTTGATGTCGCGCATCGAGGAAATCGTCTGCACGCGCATCAATGTGCGCCTCGCCGAGCGCCTTCTCTCTCTGCGCGGAAACGACAACCGCATTTTTGTCACGCAGCAGGCGCTGGCCGCAGATCTCGGCACGGCGCGCGAAGTGGTGGGCCGCACGCTCAAGAGCTTCGAACGGTCAGGCTGGGTGAAATTGTCCCGCGGCGGCGCGGAAATCACCGACGCGGCCGCGTTGCGCGCGCTTTGCGACGCCGAGCGTGACTAA
- a CDS encoding NAD(P)/FAD-dependent oxidoreductase, translated as MAHIVILGAGIGGVAAAIEIRDELSKKHHQVTVISDIPNFQFTPSNPWLAVNWRKPEELKVPLAPVFKKKGIGFTDLGAKRVHPQENRVELSNGESVSYDYLVIATGPRLAFQEIPGLGPHGGHTQSICTLQHAEIASKAWEDFCKDPGPIVIGAAPAVSCFGPAYEFAMIVSTDLRRRGIRHKVPMTFVTSEPYIGHLGLGGVGDTKGMLESAFRDRDIKWLVNAKTTSIEAGLIKCDELNEDGSLKKSHELPFKYAMMMPAFTGIDALMGVEGLVNPRGFVIIDKNQRNPTFKNIFGVGVCVAIPPAEPTPVATGMPKTGYMIESMVTATAHNIAAVIAGKEPKEEGTWNAVCLADFGDKGVAFVAQPQIPPRNVNWSSQGRWVHWAKVAYEKYFLRKVRLGQSEPVYERYIMKLIGIERLRRVL; from the coding sequence ATGGCTCATATTGTGATTCTCGGCGCCGGCATTGGCGGCGTCGCGGCGGCGATCGAAATTCGCGACGAGCTGAGCAAGAAGCATCATCAGGTGACGGTGATTTCGGACATCCCGAATTTTCAGTTCACCCCGTCCAATCCCTGGCTCGCCGTCAACTGGCGCAAGCCCGAAGAGCTGAAGGTGCCGCTCGCGCCGGTCTTCAAGAAGAAGGGGATCGGCTTCACGGATCTGGGCGCGAAACGCGTTCATCCGCAGGAGAATCGCGTCGAACTCAGCAATGGCGAGAGCGTGTCCTACGACTATCTCGTCATCGCGACGGGGCCGCGTCTCGCCTTCCAGGAAATTCCCGGCCTCGGCCCACATGGCGGCCATACGCAGTCGATCTGCACGCTGCAGCACGCCGAAATCGCGTCGAAAGCCTGGGAAGATTTCTGCAAGGATCCGGGCCCGATCGTCATCGGCGCGGCCCCGGCCGTCTCCTGCTTCGGCCCGGCCTATGAATTCGCCATGATCGTCTCGACCGACCTGCGTCGTCGCGGCATTCGCCACAAAGTGCCGATGACCTTCGTAACGTCCGAGCCCTATATCGGCCATCTCGGCCTTGGCGGCGTCGGCGACACCAAGGGCATGCTCGAATCCGCCTTTCGCGACCGCGACATCAAATGGCTCGTCAACGCCAAGACGACGTCGATCGAAGCGGGCCTCATCAAATGCGACGAACTCAATGAAGACGGTTCATTGAAAAAGTCGCATGAGCTTCCCTTCAAATACGCCATGATGATGCCCGCCTTCACCGGAATCGACGCGCTGATGGGCGTCGAGGGGCTCGTCAATCCGCGCGGCTTCGTCATCATCGACAAGAACCAGCGCAATCCGACCTTCAAGAACATTTTCGGCGTCGGCGTCTGCGTCGCCATTCCGCCGGCGGAGCCGACGCCCGTTGCGACCGGCATGCCGAAGACCGGCTACATGATCGAATCCATGGTGACCGCGACGGCGCACAACATCGCCGCCGTCATCGCGGGCAAGGAGCCCAAGGAGGAAGGGACCTGGAACGCCGTTTGTCTGGCGGATTTCGGCGACAAGGGCGTCGCCTTCGTCGCCCAGCCGCAAATCCCGCCGCGCAACGTCAACTGGTCGAGCCAGGGGCGCTGGGTCCATTGGGCGAAGGTCGCCTATGAGAAATATTTCCTGCGCAAGGTCCGTCTGGGCCAAAGCGAGCCCGTCTATGAGCGTTACATCATGAAACTCATCGGAATCGAGCGCTTGCGCCGCGTCCTTTGA
- the cydP gene encoding cytochrome oxidase putative small subunit CydP yields MARKTLRRELTLAFVLKVVAIFLLYFSFFGPSHRLHVTPADMAAALTRSPPSR; encoded by the coding sequence ATGGCGCGCAAAACGCTTCGCCGAGAATTGACTTTGGCTTTCGTCCTCAAGGTCGTGGCGATTTTCTTGTTGTACTTTTCATTCTTCGGCCCGTCACATCGCTTGCACGTCACCCCGGCAGACATGGCGGCGGCTCTCACCCGGAGCCCGCCGTCCCGATAG
- a CDS encoding cytochrome ubiquinol oxidase subunit I: MFELDVVSLSRLQFALTALYHFLFVPLTLGLALLLAIMESVYVMTGREVWREAVKFWGALFGINFVMGVATGVTMEFQFGTNWAYYSHYVGDVFGTPLAIEGLMAFFLEATFVGLFFFGWKRLTKVQHLVVTWLVALGSNFSALWILVANAWMSNPVGAVFNPQTMRMEVTSFKEVLFNPVAQSKFVHTVSAGYVTGSMFVMSIAAYYILRKRHVEIARRSLTVAASFGLASALSVVVLGDESGYTTGESQKMKIAAIEAMWETEPAPASFTLFGLPDLKSETTKYAIEIPYVLGIIATRSLDKEVEGIKPLVLHAEERIRNGLPGYKWISEQGGRPNVVVPAALEGSMRDLGYALLLKRIRPDIENATREEIVEAAHSVVPDVPVLFWSFRIMVALGFYFIALFGVAFYLSSRRRCGAPWFLKMTMFSLPLPWIAAELGWIVAEYGRQPWIIDGVMPTFLGVSDVPASNVAASLAAFVLFYTALAVVDVALLVKYIRKGPHVPESGPTPQPRAGALPVAAE; this comes from the coding sequence ATGTTCGAACTCGACGTCGTCTCGCTGTCCCGCCTGCAATTCGCCCTCACCGCCCTTTACCATTTCCTCTTCGTGCCGCTGACCCTCGGCCTCGCCTTGCTGCTGGCGATCATGGAGAGCGTCTATGTGATGACGGGCCGCGAGGTCTGGCGCGAGGCGGTGAAATTCTGGGGCGCGCTTTTCGGCATCAATTTCGTGATGGGCGTCGCGACCGGCGTCACGATGGAATTCCAGTTCGGCACGAATTGGGCCTATTACTCCCATTATGTCGGCGACGTCTTCGGGACGCCGCTCGCCATTGAAGGACTGATGGCCTTCTTTCTGGAGGCGACCTTTGTCGGCCTCTTCTTCTTCGGCTGGAAGCGGCTCACAAAGGTTCAGCATCTCGTCGTCACCTGGCTCGTGGCGCTCGGCTCCAATTTCTCCGCGCTGTGGATTTTGGTCGCCAACGCCTGGATGTCCAATCCGGTCGGCGCCGTCTTCAATCCGCAGACCATGCGGATGGAGGTCACGTCCTTCAAGGAAGTGCTGTTCAATCCCGTCGCCCAATCGAAATTCGTTCATACCGTCAGCGCCGGCTATGTGACGGGCTCCATGTTCGTCATGTCGATCGCCGCCTATTACATCCTGCGCAAGCGACATGTCGAAATCGCGCGCCGGTCGCTCACCGTCGCGGCCAGTTTCGGTCTTGCTTCGGCCCTGTCGGTCGTCGTGCTCGGCGACGAGAGCGGCTACACGACGGGCGAAAGCCAGAAGATGAAGATCGCCGCCATCGAAGCGATGTGGGAGACGGAGCCCGCGCCGGCCTCCTTCACGCTCTTCGGCCTGCCGGACCTCAAGAGCGAGACGACGAAATACGCGATCGAGATTCCCTATGTTCTCGGCATCATCGCGACGCGCTCGCTCGACAAGGAAGTCGAGGGCATCAAGCCGCTGGTTCTCCACGCCGAGGAACGCATTCGCAACGGTCTGCCCGGCTATAAATGGATTTCCGAACAGGGCGGACGCCCCAATGTCGTCGTGCCGGCCGCGCTCGAGGGCTCCATGCGCGACCTCGGCTACGCGCTCCTCCTGAAGCGCATCCGGCCGGACATCGAGAACGCGACGCGCGAGGAGATCGTCGAGGCCGCGCATTCGGTCGTTCCGGACGTGCCGGTGCTTTTCTGGTCCTTCCGCATCATGGTGGCGCTCGGTTTCTATTTCATCGCGCTTTTCGGGGTCGCCTTCTACCTTTCCAGCCGGCGCCGCTGCGGCGCGCCCTGGTTCCTGAAAATGACGATGTTCAGCCTGCCGCTGCCCTGGATCGCGGCGGAGCTCGGCTGGATCGTCGCGGAATATGGCCGCCAGCCCTGGATCATCGACGGCGTCATGCCGACCTTCCTCGGCGTTTCGGACGTGCCCGCCTCCAATGTCGCGGCGAGCCTCGCGGCCTTTGTGCTCTTTTACACCGCGCTCGCGGTCGTCGATGTGGCGCTGCTCGTCAAATATATCCGGAAGGGGCCGCATGTCCCCGAAAGCGGGCCGACGCCGCAGCCTCGGGCGGGCGCGCTCCCCGTCGCCGCCGAGTAA